A region of the Pseudonocardia cypriaca genome:
TCGTGCGGTTCCCGCCCCGACTCGTGCTCGCTGCTTCGGCCCTCTGCATGGTCGCCGCCAGCAGCGGCACGGCGCTGGTGATGTCCGGGAAGGCCGACGTAGCGCCCGTGCCGGTCCCCGAGATCACCTCGGTGAGCCCGGAGGTGCAGTCGCCCGCCCCTTCCGAACAGGTCGGGTCCACCGGGCCCGCGATCACCGGCGCGCAGATCGCCGCCCTCGCCCTCGCGCCTGCGCGCGACCGGGCCGCCGCGCTGATCGAGGAGCAGGTCCGCGCCGAGGCCGAGCGGGCCAGCGACGAAGGGGATGACTCCGACGACGAGCGGTGGGACGAGCTGCGCGACAAGATCCGCGAGGCCTGCGACGACGGCCGGCTCCGCGGCCCCATCTGCCGCTCCTGAGTGGACGCATCGGCCGCGGCCGATTTCCGCCAGTCCTAGGCGGCTGCGGGTGGCAGAGTCGATGACGTGCTGCTCGACCAGGAACGTTGCTACCGCGCCGTCGCCTCGCGCGACGCCCGCTTCGACGGGCATTTCATCACCGCTGTGCGCACCACCGGCATCTACTGCCGGCCGTCGTGCCCGGCGGTCACGCCGAAGCGGCACAACGTCGAGTTCCTGCCGACGGCGGGCGCGGCGCAGCAGCGCGGGTACCGCGCGTGCCGGCGCTGCCAACCCGACGCCGTGCCGGGATCGCCCGACTGGAACCTGCGGGCCGACCTCGCCGCACGGGCGATGCGCCTCATCGCCGACGGGGTGGTCGAACGCCAGGGCGTTCCCGGGCTCGCCGCCCGGCTCGGCTACTCGGAGCGGCACCTGAACCGGGTGCTCACCGCGGAGCTCGGCGCCGGTCCGCTCGCCCTCGCGCGGGCTCACCGCGCCCACACCGCCCGGCTGCTCATCGAGACCACCCCGCTCGGGATGGCCGACATCGCGTTCGCGGCCGGTTTCGCCAGCGTCCGGCAGTTCAACGACACCGTCCGCGAGGTCTACGGCGTGGCGCCCACGACCTTGCGCACCGAGGCGGGGCGCCGCGGCGGCACCGTGCCGGCCGTCGCCGGCACGCTCGTGCTGCGACTGCCCTACCGCAGGCCGTTCGACGCCGACGGGCTGCTCGCGTTCTTCGCCGCCCGGGCCGTCGAGGGCGTCGAGTCGGTCGAGGACGGCACGTACCAGCGCACGCTCCGGCTGCCGCACGGCGCGGCGACGGTGGCACTCGACCTCACCCCCACCCCGCGCAACGGCCACGTCGTCGCCACGCTGCGGCTCGCCGACCCGCGCGACCTCGGCCCCGCGGTCGCCCGGCTGCGCAGGCTGCTCGACCTGGACGCCGACCCGGAGGCCGTCGACGCCGTGCTCGGCGCCGACCCGGACCTCGCACCGGCCGTCGCGGCGGTGCCCGGGATCCGGCTCCCGGGCACGGTCGACGGCGTCGAGACGGCACTGCGGGCGGTGCTGGGCCAGCAGGTGTCGGTGGCCGCCGCCCGCACCGCGGCGAGGCGGCTCGCCGCCGCGCTCGGCGAGCGGCTCCCGCCCGGCCTGGCGGGCGACGGACCGGACCTGCTGTTCCCCACCCCGGAGGTGATCGCCGAGCGCGGAGCCGAGGTGCTCACCGGACCGCAGCGGCGGATCGCGACCGTGCTCGGGC
Encoded here:
- a CDS encoding AlkA N-terminal domain-containing protein, translated to MLLDQERCYRAVASRDARFDGHFITAVRTTGIYCRPSCPAVTPKRHNVEFLPTAGAAQQRGYRACRRCQPDAVPGSPDWNLRADLAARAMRLIADGVVERQGVPGLAARLGYSERHLNRVLTAELGAGPLALARAHRAHTARLLIETTPLGMADIAFAAGFASVRQFNDTVREVYGVAPTTLRTEAGRRGGTVPAVAGTLVLRLPYRRPFDADGLLAFFAARAVEGVESVEDGTYQRTLRLPHGAATVALDLTPTPRNGHVVATLRLADPRDLGPAVARLRRLLDLDADPEAVDAVLGADPDLAPAVAAVPGIRLPGTVDGVETALRAVLGQQVSVAAARTAARRLAAALGERLPPGLAGDGPDLLFPTPEVIAERGAEVLTGPQRRIATVLGLATAVADGSLVLDPGCDPAQLRTTLCALPGVGPWTAGYLAMRLLGDPDELLATDLGVRRGAAALGLPSDLAGLTARATGWAPWRSYAATHLWRAMPVTTSKRRTS